Proteins encoded in a region of the Pseudomonas sp. PDNC002 genome:
- a CDS encoding glycosyltransferase family A protein, with translation MPIFRRAPRLSVVVIVYKMPEQADKTLHSLSPAYQHGVNERDYEVIVVENHSDRLLGRERATRHAGNVRYFHRNETERTPVHAINFGAAQARGSHVAIMIDGARMLSPGVLRHALDAFRLAPEAAVSVPGYHIGHKLQQVAVNEGYNEDAEQVLLQSIEWPSNGYRLFDIAVLSGSCQGGFFQANYESNFIAMSMRKWRALGGVNPRYNDFGGGNANLDLYKRLLEYPDTPFYLLYSEGSFHQFHGGVTTGTLREERERVYKLLDQQDIQIRGENRNPPSVRPILLGTVHPHIFRFLDHSLSRVKSA, from the coding sequence ATGCCCATCTTTCGTCGCGCGCCGCGCCTGAGCGTCGTGGTCATCGTCTACAAGATGCCCGAGCAGGCCGACAAGACGCTGCATTCGCTCAGCCCTGCCTATCAGCACGGCGTGAACGAACGAGACTATGAAGTCATCGTCGTCGAAAACCATTCCGACCGTTTGCTGGGGCGCGAGCGCGCCACCCGGCACGCGGGCAACGTGCGTTATTTCCACCGCAACGAGACCGAGCGTACGCCGGTCCATGCCATCAACTTCGGCGCCGCCCAGGCCCGTGGCAGCCATGTCGCGATCATGATCGACGGCGCCCGCATGCTCTCGCCGGGCGTGCTGCGCCACGCCCTGGATGCCTTCCGCCTGGCCCCGGAGGCCGCGGTCTCGGTGCCCGGTTACCACATCGGCCACAAGCTGCAGCAGGTGGCGGTGAACGAGGGCTACAACGAGGACGCCGAGCAGGTACTGCTACAGAGCATCGAGTGGCCGAGCAACGGCTATCGCCTGTTCGACATCGCGGTGCTCAGCGGCTCCTGCCAGGGTGGATTCTTCCAGGCCAACTACGAGAGCAACTTCATCGCGATGTCGATGCGCAAGTGGAGGGCCCTCGGCGGCGTGAACCCGCGCTACAACGATTTCGGCGGCGGCAACGCCAACCTGGATCTGTACAAGCGCCTGCTGGAATACCCCGACACGCCGTTCTACCTGCTCTACAGCGAAGGCTCGTTCCACCAGTTCCACGGCGGCGTGACCACCGGCACCCTGCGCGAGGAGCGCGAGCGGGTGTACAAGCTGCTCGACCAGCAGGACATACAGATCCGCGGTGAGAACCGCAATCCGCCCAGCGTGCGACCGATCCTGCTGGGCACCGTGCATCCGCACATCTTCCGTTTCCTCGACCATTCGCTGAGCCGGGTGAAATCGGCATGA
- a CDS encoding sulfotransferase family protein — MHRSGTSFLTGSLQEAGLELGKHSTWNPHNLKGNRENTDIVAFHDAMLAARGHAWDNPPTVAPQWTEAEYAAARELIAGYDGVSRWGFKDPRALLAVEGWQKLIPELRFVGIFRHPSAVADSLQARGGMPREQALGLWLAYNRCLLELHGRVKFPVLCFDQDEDSLHHQLDEVLRGFGLQPPAAERFFSSELKHHRHGDEQLAPELIAVYQALKAIAD; from the coding sequence ATGCACCGTAGCGGCACCAGTTTCCTCACCGGCTCCTTGCAGGAGGCGGGCCTGGAGCTGGGCAAGCACAGTACCTGGAACCCCCACAATCTCAAGGGCAACCGCGAGAACACCGATATCGTCGCGTTCCATGACGCGATGCTGGCTGCCCGTGGCCACGCCTGGGACAACCCGCCCACTGTCGCGCCGCAATGGACCGAGGCGGAGTATGCAGCCGCCCGCGAGCTGATCGCCGGTTACGATGGCGTGAGCCGCTGGGGCTTCAAGGACCCACGCGCCCTCCTGGCGGTTGAAGGCTGGCAGAAGCTGATCCCGGAGCTGCGCTTCGTCGGAATCTTCCGTCATCCGTCTGCGGTCGCCGATTCTCTCCAGGCCCGCGGTGGTATGCCACGCGAACAGGCCCTGGGCCTGTGGCTGGCCTACAACCGCTGCCTGCTGGAACTGCACGGCCGGGTGAAATTCCCGGTGCTGTGTTTTGACCAGGACGAGGACAGCCTGCACCACCAACTGGACGAGGTGCTGCGCGGATTCGGCCTGCAGCCACCAGCGGCCGAGCGCTTCTTCAGCTCCGAACTCAAACATCATCGGCACGGCGACGAGCAACTCGCGCCCGAGCTGATCGCCGTGTACCAGGCTCTCAAAGCCATCGCAGATTGA
- a CDS encoding ABC transporter permease, whose protein sequence is MKHRDIILFGVYSDLRTEVARRFLGFLWWILEPVMYMGAFYIVFGLALGHSRPGYVPLLLSGMVAWKWFDGSVRQASNSIQGNAGLIQQIHVPKYVFALIPVLSNTFKFLIILTLLIVSLLFAGYRPSLEWLALPVLILNQLLFTIGFGFLLAAVLPFVPDLRQVVDNLLMLMMFMSGVFFSIHEIPASMAPLLNLNPMTVMITAFRDVLLHNQWPAWGEQLYVLATALPLLGMALWILHRNERKYPKLLF, encoded by the coding sequence ATGAAGCACAGGGACATCATTCTTTTCGGCGTCTATAGCGACTTGCGCACCGAAGTGGCGCGACGCTTTCTGGGGTTTCTCTGGTGGATCCTCGAGCCCGTGATGTACATGGGCGCCTTCTACATCGTCTTCGGCCTGGCGCTGGGCCACAGCCGTCCAGGCTATGTCCCGCTGCTGCTCAGCGGCATGGTGGCCTGGAAATGGTTCGACGGCTCGGTGCGCCAGGCCAGCAACTCCATCCAGGGCAACGCCGGGCTGATCCAGCAGATCCACGTGCCCAAGTACGTATTCGCGCTGATTCCGGTACTGAGCAATACCTTCAAGTTCCTGATCATCCTGACCCTGCTGATCGTGTCGCTGCTGTTCGCCGGCTACCGTCCATCGCTGGAATGGCTGGCACTGCCGGTGCTCATCCTCAACCAGTTGCTGTTCACCATCGGCTTCGGCTTCCTGCTGGCCGCGGTGCTGCCCTTCGTGCCGGACCTGCGCCAGGTGGTGGACAACCTCCTGATGCTGATGATGTTCATGTCCGGGGTGTTCTTCAGCATCCATGAGATTCCCGCGTCCATGGCCCCGCTGCTGAACCTCAATCCGATGACCGTGATGATCACCGCCTTCCGTGACGTGCTGTTGCACAACCAGTGGCCGGCCTGGGGCGAACAGCTCTACGTGCTGGCCACCGCCCTGCCGCTGCTTGGCATGGCGCTGTGGATACTGCACCGCAACGAGCGCAAATACCCCAAGCTGTTGTTCTGA
- a CDS encoding ABC transporter ATP-binding protein has translation MSGDLILQAEHVGLSYRQRVGMLRYESFWALQDVSFELYEGETLGVIGNNGAGKSTLLRMIAGIVDPDRGTLIRHKPLTASLLALNVGFKPELSGRDNVVISGLLLGMPRDSIRRQMDDIREFSDLGDFFERPVGTYSTGMRARLGFAVAIHADPDILLIDEVLGVGDQTFREKSHAAMKAKIKQGKTVILVSHSMEAIKELCHRALWIERGRSVLCGEAGEVVGQYYEAVRIAVRDMQRLEREQSAKRQNLEPTQ, from the coding sequence ATGTCCGGTGATCTGATTCTCCAGGCCGAGCACGTCGGGCTGTCGTACCGGCAGCGGGTCGGCATGCTGCGCTACGAGTCCTTCTGGGCGCTGCAGGATGTCAGCTTCGAGCTCTACGAGGGCGAGACCCTTGGCGTGATCGGCAACAACGGCGCGGGCAAGAGCACCTTGCTGCGCATGATCGCCGGGATCGTCGACCCCGACCGCGGCACCCTGATCCGCCACAAGCCACTGACCGCCAGCCTGCTGGCCCTGAACGTGGGCTTCAAGCCGGAGCTGTCCGGGCGCGACAACGTCGTCATCAGCGGCCTGCTGCTGGGCATGCCTCGCGACAGCATCCGCCGGCAGATGGATGACATCCGCGAATTCAGCGACCTGGGCGACTTCTTCGAGCGTCCGGTGGGCACCTACTCCACCGGTATGCGCGCGCGTCTGGGCTTTGCCGTGGCGATCCATGCCGATCCGGACATTCTGCTGATCGACGAAGTGCTCGGCGTGGGGGACCAGACCTTCCGCGAGAAATCCCACGCCGCCATGAAGGCCAAGATCAAGCAAGGCAAGACTGTGATCCTGGTCTCGCACAGCATGGAAGCGATCAAGGAGCTATGTCATCGGGCGCTCTGGATCGAACGAGGGCGATCGGTCCTGTGCGGCGAGGCCGGTGAGGTCGTCGGCCAGTACTATGAGGCTGTCCGAATTGCCGTTCGCGACATGCAGAGACTCGAACGCGAGCAGTCAGCCAAACGGCAGAATCTCGAGCCTACACAATGA